CCCTCATAACTTTCCTGGTCCGGGACCAGATTGACGCTGCTTCGGTAATATTCGGTTTGCCTGCTTAAGGAAAATTCGTTCACACCGAGGATGAACCCACTCATGAATCGGGAACTTCCAAGTCTTCTCGTTTCCACGGATGGACACGTCCTAGCTTTTTGAAACCTTTGAGGATGAAACGGCTTCCACGGATTCCAGAATCTTCTTGTACCCCGTGCAGCGGCATAGATTGGAAGACATGGAGCGGATTATTTCCTCCTTGCTCGGCTTCGGGTTTCTGTCAAGCAGGCTCTTGGCGGTAAGCACCATGCCCGGCGTGCAGAAACCGCATTGAATCGCTCCATTTTCCATGAAGCTTTCCTGAATGGGATCCAACTTTGTTCCATCAGCCAAACCTTCTATGGTTCTTACCTCGTCGCCGTCGTCCAATTCAGCGGTCAGTACGATACAGGAGCGCGTGGGAAGTCCGTTAAGGAGCACTGTGCAGCTCCCGCAAGCCCCCAACCCGCAACCTTCCTTGGCGCCGGTCAATTCCAGGCGGTCTCTCAGGGTCTCAAGCAAGGTTTCTGAAGGCTTGACATTCAAGTCTACAGGTTGTCCGTTTACCACGAATTTGACCTTTAATCGATCCATCACTTTACCCCTTCCATCACCTTGTTCACGAGCCTTTCGGCCAGCACGGGAACCATCCGTTTCCTGTATTCAGGATTGACGACGGTATTATCGACAGGCCGCACCTGTTTGAGGAGTGTCTCCGCAGCCTCCTGGATTGCACCTTGGGAGAATTGTTTCATTTCAACTGAATGGGGTTTAGGACCAACTGCTCCTATGGTGAGTTTGCCCGTCCCGTTTCCATAAGAAAACCCCACTCCCAGGAGGGGGTAGTCGATGGCACCCCGAATTCGTAATTTTTCGTAACCTCCCACGCTCTTCTTCTTTGGAACAAATATTGCCGTGAGAAGTTCACCAGGATAAAGTTTGAAGGGTTTTTCGGCCCTGCCGGTATAAAGTTCTTCCAGGTTGAGTCGTCTTGTTCCATCAGGTCCGGAGAATTCTATCTCGGCAGAAAGCGTACACAAGGCGGGTGCGTTATCGCTGCAATAGTTTGCAAAGCAAGTATTGGCTCCTGGGATGGCATTACAGCTTTTACCGCCCATCTTGAGACAAAAGCCCTTGGATCGACGCCAGAATTCAGACTGGTTATAAAACAGACATCGGGAATTTTGAAGCAGATTACCGCCGATTGTGCCTCTCATCTGGAGGGATTCACAGGAAGTGGCTTCAAGGGATGCTTTCAGCGCGGGAAAGTAGTCTTTAATGGTCTCGTTTTCTTTGAGGTCGAAGATCCGAGCCAGGGCACCGATTCTGATCCACTCACCTTGATCCTCTACGGTGCTGAGCGGCGAAATGCGCTTCAGGTCGATAACGACTTTAGGTTTTTCAAGCCCGAGTTTCATGCGAGGGACCAGATCGGTCCCCCCACTTAAGTAAGCCGCTTCCCCCTGGAACTCACCGTAAAGCCGGACGGCTTCCTCAACATCCTTTGGTCTCCTGAACTCAAATTTCAAGGCTATCATTACTTACCTCCACCTTTCGCAGCATCAAGAGCCTTGAGGACCCTGTCCGGAGTGAGGGGAAACTCTTTAAGGGGTACCCCCAGGGCGTTGTGCACCGCACAAGCGACAGCACTGTATGCATTCATGCGCGTTGTCAGGCCTCCCTCTTTGGCGCCGAAGGGTCCTTCGGGATCATTTGAACATACAATCACAGGTTCGATTTCAGGCATGTCACAGGCAAGGGGCATTTTGTACTCCAGGAGGTCCGGGTTGAGCAGCCGGCCATCGCTCCACCGGGTTTCTTCCGTGATGAGCGC
This portion of the Deltaproteobacteria bacterium genome encodes:
- a CDS encoding (2Fe-2S)-binding protein translates to MDRLKVKFVVNGQPVDLNVKPSETLLETLRDRLELTGAKEGCGLGACGSCTVLLNGLPTRSCIVLTAELDDGDEVRTIEGLADGTKLDPIQESFMENGAIQCGFCTPGMVLTAKSLLDRNPKPSKEEIIRSMSSNLCRCTGYKKILESVEAVSSSKVSKS
- a CDS encoding FAD binding domain-containing protein, which produces MIALKFEFRRPKDVEEAVRLYGEFQGEAAYLSGGTDLVPRMKLGLEKPKVVIDLKRISPLSTVEDQGEWIRIGALARIFDLKENETIKDYFPALKASLEATSCESLQMRGTIGGNLLQNSRCLFYNQSEFWRRSKGFCLKMGGKSCNAIPGANTCFANYCSDNAPALCTLSAEIEFSGPDGTRRLNLEELYTGRAEKPFKLYPGELLTAIFVPKKKSVGGYEKLRIRGAIDYPLLGVGFSYGNGTGKLTIGAVGPKPHSVEMKQFSQGAIQEAAETLLKQVRPVDNTVVNPEYRKRMVPVLAERLVNKVMEGVK